The following proteins are co-located in the Phyllostomus discolor isolate MPI-MPIP mPhyDis1 chromosome 1, mPhyDis1.pri.v3, whole genome shotgun sequence genome:
- the LOC114492957 gene encoding granzyme B(G,H)-like, which translates to MWPLLLLHLLAFFLLPEAEAGEIIGGHEAKPHSRPYMASLNIQGEQKMRCGGVLVKKNLVLTAAHCNGRSINVTLGAHNLQKPEKTQQVIRVKRAVPHPDYNAKDISNDIMLLQLEKNVKRTDAVKSLDLPRGRNRLCPGQKCTVAGWGKVAPQGRLSDTLQEVQLTVQKDTVCEKLFNRHYNRTIKLCVGNPAENKASFQGDSGGPLMCRNGIQGIVSYGFRNGTAPRIFTRLSSFLPWIKKTMKSLKLQEPDDLLWS; encoded by the exons ATGTGGCCACTCCTGCTCCTACACCTGCTGGCCTTTTTCCTActcccagaggcagaggcag GGGAGATCATCGGGGGACATGAGGCAAAGCCCCACTCACGCCCCTACATGGCCTCCCTGAACATTCAAGGTGAACAGAAGATGAGGTGTGGCGGGGTTCTTGTGAAAAAAAACCTTGTTCTGACAGCTGCTCACTGCAATGGAAG GTCAATCAATGTTACCCTGGGGGCCCACAACCTCCAGAAGCCCGAGAAGACCCAGCAGGTCATCAGGGTGAAAAGAGCTGTCCCTCACCCAGACTACAATGCTAAGGATATCTCCAATGACATCATGTTACTGCAG CTGGAGAAAAACGTCAAGCGAACTGACGCTGTGAAATCCCTCGACCTGCCCAGGGGCAGGAACAGGCTGTGTCCAGGACAGAAGTGCACTGTGGCTGGCTGGGGAAAAGTCGCCCCACAAGGCAGATTATCAGACACACTACAGGAGGTACAGCTGACCGTGCAGAAGGATACAGTTTGTGAGAAGCTCTTTAACCGTCATTACAACAGGACCATTAAACTGTGTGTGGGGAACCCGGCGGAAAACAAGGCTTCTTTTCAG GGGGACTCCGGGGGCCCTCTCATGTGTCGCAATGGGATTCAGGGCATTGTCTCCTATGGATTCCGCAATGGGACAGCGCCTCGGATCTTCACCAGACTCTCAAGTTTCCTGCCTTGGATAAAGAAAACCATGAAAAGCCTCAAATTGCAGGAGCCAGATGATCTTCTCTGGAGCTAA